Below is a genomic region from Acidobacteriota bacterium.
CTCAATGCAGGTCCTTCGCCAGTCGAATGCCCGTGAACTGCCAGCGCTTGTCGCACTGAAAGAAGTTGCGGTAGCTCGGGCGAATGTGGCTTTTGGGCGTGGCGCAGGACCCACCTCTCAGAACCATCTGGTTGCTCATGAACTTTCCGTTGTACTCGCCGAGCGGACCCCGGTCCTGGCGGTACCCGGGATAGGGCAGGTAGGCGCTTCCCGTCCATTCCCAGACGTCCCCGAATAGTTGGCGCACCTCGGGCTGCCCCTCCCCGGACCCGCATCCCCCGGGAGCCGGATGGAAGCGGCCGTCTTCCAGAAAGTTCCCCTGCATCGAACGTCCATGCTGCCGGGCGGCCCTTTCCCATTCCGCCTCGGTCGGCAGGCGCTTGTCCGCCCAACGGGCATAGGCGGCCGCTTCATAGAAGCTGACGTGGGCCGCCGGCTCGTCCAGGTTCAGCGGACGGGACCCGCGCAGGGTGACGATCTCCCAATCGCCGTCGCGCCGCTCCCAGTAGAGAGGCGCGTCCCAGCCGTTTTCGCTGACGGCGTCCCAGCCATCGGAGAGCCACAGCAAGGGGTCCCGATACCCGCCGTCGTTGATGAAATCCAGGTACTCACCGCAAGTCACCAGTCGATCCATCAGGCCGAAGTCGGAGAGCCATGTCTTGTGCCGGGGCCGCTCGTTGTCCCAGGCAAATCCCTGGTCGGGAGCTCCCATCTCGAACATGCCGCCTGCGAACTCGTGAAATGTCGCAGGGGACGGTCGGGCAGGATCGCGGCTTCCCGCTTCATCGCAATCGCGATAGCTAGGTCTCAAGGGATTGCTGGCCAGGATGTGCTTGACATCGGTAACCAGCAGTTCCTGATGCTGTTGCTCGTGGTGCAGCCCCAGCTCCACCAAGTCCGCGAACCCGGCGAAACGCCCCGAGTCCAGCTCCTCCACCAGGTCCACCAGCTTCTCGTCCACGCTGGCGCGGTAGGCATAGACCTCCTCCACCGTCGGCCGGGAGAGGGTTCCTCGAATGTCCCGCGCCACTCGCTCCCCGAAACTCTGGTAGTAGGAGTTGAAGACAAAGTAATAGCGGGGATGAAAGGCCCGATAGCCTTCGGCAAATCGTTCCAGGATGATTCGCTCGAAGAACCAGGTGGTGTGCCCCAGGTGCCACTTGGGAGGACTGACGTCGGGCATGGACTGAATCACGTAGTCCTCGGTGCAGAGGGGCCGGCAGAGATCCCGGGTGGTTTGCCTGACCGTCTGAAAAGCGCTCGAGAGCTCGGATCGATTCATGGGGGATTTGAGTCTGACGGAAATCGATGCGCCGCCGGCCGGCCTGTCACAGGTGAGACAGTGAACGCGGCGAACTCTTGCCGCAAGCTCGAGGCTACGCCCGGCGGCGTCCTGAGTGGCCGAGCCTGCAACAGGTCCTTGCCCGCAAACTTGCTGCAATCGCAAAATGGCAGATCAGCCTACCACACAACCTATCCACGGTCGAGGGAGGTGAAAAGAGATCTCCACGAAGTCACACGAAGGACCACGAAGGGGTCGGAGGAGGCTAAAGAGGGGTCTGCCAAGGGGGAACCAAATCTCAAGAAAAAGATGCCCGCGAAGGGGAAAGACGAACCACGAATGAACACCAATAAACGGATTGAAGAGTTGAGGCGTTTGCAAAATGCGGCAGCGGGATGGTTACCGAAAATGGCCACAAAAGGCACAAAAAGAGCAGAATGATGAGCCAATTGCAAAATTCCGCGGGCACTTGAATAGGGACCGTTGTTGAATTATTGGAATAACCTGTAAAGACCCCGTATGCAACGCTATGGAATCAATGCCATTCAGCAGTAGCGGATCGAAGTTATTCCAGTAATTCAACAACGTCCCCCGCGCTGCACGACGAATTTTGCAAAAGGCTCACGAATCAAACTATTCGTGTTCATTCGTGGTTCGCCTTCATTAACGATAGCCCGTTATTTCCCGAATGCCCCCTGCGAGGGCTTGTCGCCGACTCTCGCCTGAATGGGTAAGGAGTGTTTATTATGTGGGTCGCTATACGGAAAGCAGGAGGCCGCGGTTGCGCACCATCGTCTGGTTTCGGGGAAAAGACCTGCGGGTCGGGGATCACGAGCCCCTTGCCAAGGCGGCCGCCGAGGGTGAGGTGATTCCCCTGTTCGTTCTCGAACCCCGCTTCTTCGGACCGGGCCGGGCGCGCCGCGCGCCCCACCGGATGCAGTTCCTGCTGGAATCGCTGGCGGGGCTTCAGGAGGGTCTGTCGCAGCGGGGCAGCGGATTGGTTCTGCTGGAAGGACCGAGCACGTCGGTGCTGCCGAGAGTAGCCGCCCAGTGGAAGGTCGATCGCGTCTGGGCCCATCGTGGCTCCGAACCCGGCGGCCGCGCTCGGGACGACGAGGTAGCCCGCGCTCTGGAGGTCCCCCTCAGGCTTTTCGAGGGCGAAACGCTCGCCCCTCCGGGGAGCATTCGGACCCGGGCTGGGCGGCCCTTTTTGGTCTTCACAGCCTTCAATCGGGCTTTCCTGAAAGAAGCATCCGCCGGCTGGGCGCGCCCCGCTCCCGAGAGCCTGCCCCCACTGCCTGCCGGCCTCGGCCTATGGACCGGCGGAGTGCCGGATTGCTCCGACATCGGACTCGAACTCAATTCGAGGGTGCGTGAAGGGGGAGAGCAAGCCGGCCGCAAGCGCCTGCGGACGTTTTTCGCCGGCTCGCCCAGCCTCTACGAAACTCTCCGGCACCGTCTGGACGTGGGGGTGACCAGCCACCTCTCGGCGGATCTCAAGTTCGGAACCCTTTCGGCCCGGGAGGTCTGGCAGCGGTCGTGGGAAAACCATCGGGACACCCCCTCGGGCACGGCATTCAGGGATCAGCTCCTGTGGCGGGACTTCGGCTACCACACCTTGTGGGACCGCCCAGAGGTGCTGGAGCGTCCCTTCCGGAATGACTTCCTTGGCTTTCCCTGGGAATTCGACGAAAAGCTCTGGACCGCCTGGACCGAAGGCCGTACCGGCTTCCCCCTGGTGGACGCCTCGTCCCGGCAGTTGCTGCGGGAAGGCTGGGTCCCCAACCGGGCACGGATGGTATCGGCCAGCTTTCTGACCAAGCACCTGCTCATCGACTATCGGCTGGGCGAAGCCCATTACATGAAGTACCTGGTGGACGGCGACCCGGCCCAGAACAACCTGGGCTGGCAATGGTCGGCGGGTTGCGGCTGCGACGCCCAACCCTACTTCCGGGTGTTCAACCCCGTCCTCCAGGGAGATCGATTCGACCCCACGGGAGCCTATGTGAGACGATGGCTCCCCCGGTTGGAGCGGCTACCCGAACGTTATATCCACCGTCCCTGGGCGGCCCCCGCCAGCGTCCTCGAGGAGGCGGGCGTCCGCCTGGGACAGGATTATCCCTATCCCGTGGTGGACCATTCCCTGGCCCGGGACCGGTTTCTCAAGGTAGCGCGGGATTATCTGCACGGCCGGGGAAGCAAGGCGGGAGGGTAGGCCGTCTTCAGGAATTCAATCTCCAGATGCCGTAGTTCAGATAGGTAGCGTATCCCACCCAGGCGAGGTAGGGCAGCAGAAGCAGAGCCGCCACCAGGCTGTGGGGTTTGAAAGCCAGAAGGGTGATCAGGATCGCCACCCAGAGCAGCAGGATCTCGACCAGGGCGGCGCCGGGCTGGCGCAGGCCGAAAAAGAGGAAGGACCAGGCGATATTGAGCAATAGCTGCATCCCGAACAGGGCAAAGGCCAGCCGGGCTCCCTCGAACCCCGACCGGGTCCAGACCTGCCAGGCCGCCACCGCCATCAACACGAAGAGAACGGTCCACACCGGTCCGAAGACGCTGTCCGGCGGCGTCCCGGGCGGCTTAATGAGCCCGGGGTACCAGTCCTTGACCGATTCCGCCGTCGCCAGCGAGCCGAGATAGCCGGCTCCCAGACACACCAGGAGCAGTGCAGCCAGCACGCCCAGAGATTGCATCGGTTAAGCCTCCTCGCGGCATGTCGCCGCTGCCTGTTGTTCACCCGAGAGCCGGGCGATGCGCCTGAGCATGCCCTCGAAGATCAACCGGTGGAGAGGATAGAGAACATACCAGTAGGCCAGGCCCGCCAGTCCCAGGGGTTCGAACTCGGCTGTCTGCCGAATGACCGATCCGGACCCGGAAGTCTCCACCTCGAACTGCAGCCAGGCTCGGCCCGGCAGCCGCATTTCCGCCAACAGTCGCAGCAGGCGATCGGGCTCGTAGGCCTCGACCCGCCAGAAGTCGATGGTCTCCCCCACCGCCGGATGTTCCGGATCCTTGCGGCCGCGCCTCAGTCCCGGTCCGCCGGCCATCAGATCCAGCCACCCCCGTAGCCTCCAGAGCCAGTTGAAGGCGTACCATCCGGCCTTTCCTCCAATCTTGCGGATCGGTGCGAAGGCGGCGCCGGCCCCGGCTTCGACCTTTTGCGCCCGGGAGTCGACCAGCCGGGCGCCGTAGCGCACACCGGCCATTCCCCGGACCGTCCCCGACGAGGAGAGGGCATCGGACCAGCGGGTCTGGGCGAATTGACGATCTTCGTTCACCAGGGCGCGGGCAATCGATTCCCGGAGTGTGCGCGGACGGATGTCGAATCTGTCGAGCGCCTCCGGTTTTTTGACGACGGTTTCGTTTCTGAGGCTGTCGACGAGCTTGCGGCCCACACGAGCATAGACCGGGGTGACCAGGCCAAGCCACAAGCCCGACAGCCTCGGGGACAGAAGGGGAACCGGGATCATCACACGGCGGAGTCCGCGCTGCCTGGCGTATTCCCTCATGATGTCGCCATAGGAAGCCCGGTCCCGACCGCCGATCTCGAAGACGCGGCTCTCGGAACCGGGAAGGTCCAGCGCAGCCACCAGGTATGCGATCACATCCTCGACGGCGATTGGCTGAGACAGGGTTCGCACCCATCGCGGCGTAATCATCACCGGCAGCCGGTCCACCAGGGCGCGAATCATCTCAAACGAAAGGCTGCCCGATCCGACGATGATGGAGGCGCGAAACTCCAGCGTGGGGACGCCGGAATGCCTGAGGATTCGGCCCACCTCCTGGCGGCTGGCCAGGTGGCTGGAAAGATCCTCCTGACCGCCCAGGCCTCCCAGGTACACGATCCGCCCCACCCCTGCCGCGCGGGCCGCCTCCGCAAAGGCTCTGGCGGCAAGCCGGTCCGCTTCGGCAAAGCTGTCCCCCGACGCCATGGAATGGACCAGGTAATAGGCCGTCGAGACGCCTCGCATGGCGGTCGGAAGCGTCCCCGGCCGCGTCAGGTCACCTCCGACCACCTCGGTGCCGGGGCCGACCCGCACCCGGAGAAACTTCGGGTGCCGCGCCAGGCAGCGGACCGACCGGGCTTGCTCCTCGAGTCGCGCCAGCAGCCTGCCGCCGATGTATCCGGTGGCTCCCGTAACCAGTATCCGTCCTCCGGCTTCGACCGAACGCAATCTCGGTTCGCCGGCGTCGACCAAAGGCAATTTCAGTTGCTGCCTAATTGCTTGCAAGGGGCTCCTTTCTAATCCGGAAAGCGCTCGAGCAGCCGTTCCCGGCGATAGCGAAAGATCCGGGACAGATCCGGAGCCACCAACCAGCGGTCGACCAGCCGGCCTCCCCAGACGGCATACCGCACGCGATCCTCGACCAGCGTGCCGCCCTCCACCGGCCGGAAGCGGTGCCGGTGAATCCATCGGCGATAGGGACCCCGGACCTGTTCATCCACAAAGAGACTGGGGGGATTCCAGGCCGTGATGCGGCTCCGCCAACGCAGGGGAACCCCCCGGAGCCGGAGGCGGTAGTCGATTTCCGTGCCTGGCAGGATGGCAGTCGGCGAGGGGTCGACGATTTGAAAGTGCAACCAGGGCGGAGTCAGCAGATCCAGGTTCCGTGCATCCGCGAAAAAGGGAAATATCTCCTCCGGAGTCCGCCGGATCAGGACCGCACTGTGCAATTCGAATAATCTCACGCCGGTCCTCCGCAAAAGCATCGTGGTGCCGCTTGGAGTTGAAGGAGATCCATCTGTTTTCCTGTCTATTCGTGGTTCAACTTCGATAACGATCGGCCGTTTTCCGTCGAATGAGCAGCACGGAGGGTCGGAGGCCGGACTTGTTTGAAGCACCCTGTTGCAACCGGTTTGGACCGCCTTGTCGCACGGTCCGGAGCCGAGCCGGAGGGGAACCCAGTCTCCAACGTAAGAGGCCCTTTTTCTCCCTGCATGATCGGTCCTGTCGTCCGGGACGGGGGCCCCGCAAATCAGGAATCGGCCCCCTCGCCACCCTTGGCCGGGGACGACAACCCGACGGCCTCCAGCAGAAAGCGGGCGGCCTGGGCGGGAGACTCCCCATCCACGTCCACCCGCTTGTTGGCGGCTCTCATGGTCCCGTCATCGATAATCCCGTCAAAGACCTCCAGCGCCTTGACCAGTTCGCCCCTGCGGGCGGCAGCCGGCGAAAGCACCAGCACCGCGTCATAGGGAGGCAGCGCCTGCAGCGGATCGGCCAGGACCGCCAGGTCATACTCGATGATGCGGCCGTCGGTCGTATAGGCGGAGATGACATCCACCACTCCCTCGCGGGCGGCGGCGTACATGAGGCTGGGATCGAAGGTTCGCCGTTCTCTGAAGTCAAGACGGTAAGCCTCTCGCAACGCTACCCATTCGGGCCGGGCAAAGAACTCGAAATCGGCCCCGATCGTCATTTGAGGGGCGTGGCCGGTGAGGTCCTGAATGGAGGCGAGCTTCAAGGCCTCCGCCTTGTGCCTGGGAACTGCCAGGCCGTAGTTGTTCTCGAACCCCAGCGCCCCCAGGACCCGGACCTGGTGCTCCCGCTGGAGCCAGTCCTTCATCTGTTCCAGCAGATCCGCCCGCGGGGGAAGGTCCCGCCGCTTCATGACGTTGGCCCAGATGGTACCCGAGTAGTCCACGTAGCAATCGACGTGGCCGGCGGTCAGGGCGTCGAACAGGATCATGGAGCCCATGCTGGATCGGTTCTCGGCTTGCAGGCCGGCTTGGGTCAATCTCTGGGCGATTGCCTCAGCCAATACGTACTGCTCGGTGAAGGGCTTGGCCCCGACCACCACCGCGGCCGACCCCCTGGCGGTGGGAATCTGCAGAATCAGGGTCGAGAGCAGAATGAACAGCAGGCCGGCCCCCGCCAGCCAGCCCTTGGTTCGGCTGCGGCCGGCCACGGCCATCTCCCCCAGACGAATGAGCTGATCCAGCACGATCGCCAGCACCGCCGCGGCCGCACAGCCGACCAGGACCGCGGTGAAGTTCTGGGTCTGCAGGCCGCTGAAGATGTAGTTGCCCAGGCTGGTGGCGCCGACCGGAGTGGAAAGGGTGGCCGATCCCACCACCCAGACGGTGGCCGTGCGGATGCCGGCGATGATCACCGGAGCCGCCAGCGGCAGCTCCACCCGGAAGAGTCTCTGCCGAGAGGTCATGCCCAGGCCCTCGGCGGCTTCCAGGATGTCCGGGGCCACCCCCAGGATGCCGGTGACGGTGTTGCGCAGGATCGGCAGCATGCTGTAGAGCAGCAGGGCGATGAAGGCGGGCAGGAAGCCGATCTGGCCAAGCAGGGGAACCATCAGCGCCAGCAGGGCCAGCCCGGGGATGGTCTGGGCCACGCTGGCGACCGTGAGCACCGGCCATTGCAGCGATTGTACCCGGGTCACCAGGATGGCCAGGGGCAGGCACAAGGCGATTCCGCTGGACAGGGCCACCAGGGTCAGGGTCAGGTGATGCCCCAGGTAGTCTGGAAGGAGCCTCAACTGGTCGGCCAACGCCGTCTCGGTCATTGCCCCTCCCGCCCGGAGCGCAGCATGGATTCCACCTGGTCGGCCTGGCGCCTGGGGGTCTCCATCAGGGCAGCGATATAGGGGTGACTCGGGTTCCGCAGAATCTGCCTGGGAGTGCCTGTTCCCACCAGAACGCCCTGCTTCATCACGGCAATGCGATCGGCCAGCAGCAGAGCCTCGGTCATGTCGTGGGTGACCATGACCACCGTCAGGTTCAGGGTC
It encodes:
- a CDS encoding deoxyribodipyrimidine photo-lyase, whose translation is MRTIVWFRGKDLRVGDHEPLAKAAAEGEVIPLFVLEPRFFGPGRARRAPHRMQFLLESLAGLQEGLSQRGSGLVLLEGPSTSVLPRVAAQWKVDRVWAHRGSEPGGRARDDEVARALEVPLRLFEGETLAPPGSIRTRAGRPFLVFTAFNRAFLKEASAGWARPAPESLPPLPAGLGLWTGGVPDCSDIGLELNSRVREGGEQAGRKRLRTFFAGSPSLYETLRHRLDVGVTSHLSADLKFGTLSAREVWQRSWENHRDTPSGTAFRDQLLWRDFGYHTLWDRPEVLERPFRNDFLGFPWEFDEKLWTAWTEGRTGFPLVDASSRQLLREGWVPNRARMVSASFLTKHLLIDYRLGEAHYMKYLVDGDPAQNNLGWQWSAGCGCDAQPYFRVFNPVLQGDRFDPTGAYVRRWLPRLERLPERYIHRPWAAPASVLEEAGVRLGQDYPYPVVDHSLARDRFLKVARDYLHGRGSKAGG
- a CDS encoding tryptophan-rich sensory protein, with the translated sequence MQSLGVLAALLLVCLGAGYLGSLATAESVKDWYPGLIKPPGTPPDSVFGPVWTVLFVLMAVAAWQVWTRSGFEGARLAFALFGMQLLLNIAWSFLFFGLRQPGAALVEILLLWVAILITLLAFKPHSLVAALLLLPYLAWVGYATYLNYGIWRLNS
- the egtB gene encoding ergothioneine biosynthesis protein EgtB, whose amino-acid sequence is MNRSELSSAFQTVRQTTRDLCRPLCTEDYVIQSMPDVSPPKWHLGHTTWFFERIILERFAEGYRAFHPRYYFVFNSYYQSFGERVARDIRGTLSRPTVEEVYAYRASVDEKLVDLVEELDSGRFAGFADLVELGLHHEQQHQELLVTDVKHILASNPLRPSYRDCDEAGSRDPARPSPATFHEFAGGMFEMGAPDQGFAWDNERPRHKTWLSDFGLMDRLVTCGEYLDFINDGGYRDPLLWLSDGWDAVSENGWDAPLYWERRDGDWEIVTLRGSRPLNLDEPAAHVSFYEAAAYARWADKRLPTEAEWERAARQHGRSMQGNFLEDGRFHPAPGGCGSGEGQPEVRQLFGDVWEWTGSAYLPYPGYRQDRGPLGEYNGKFMSNQMVLRGGSCATPKSHIRPSYRNFFQCDKRWQFTGIRLAKDLH
- a CDS encoding ABC transporter permease/substrate-binding protein, with product MTETALADQLRLLPDYLGHHLTLTLVALSSGIALCLPLAILVTRVQSLQWPVLTVASVAQTIPGLALLALMVPLLGQIGFLPAFIALLLYSMLPILRNTVTGILGVAPDILEAAEGLGMTSRQRLFRVELPLAAPVIIAGIRTATVWVVGSATLSTPVGATSLGNYIFSGLQTQNFTAVLVGCAAAAVLAIVLDQLIRLGEMAVAGRSRTKGWLAGAGLLFILLSTLILQIPTARGSAAVVVGAKPFTEQYVLAEAIAQRLTQAGLQAENRSSMGSMILFDALTAGHVDCYVDYSGTIWANVMKRRDLPPRADLLEQMKDWLQREHQVRVLGALGFENNYGLAVPRHKAEALKLASIQDLTGHAPQMTIGADFEFFARPEWVALREAYRLDFRERRTFDPSLMYAAAREGVVDVISAYTTDGRIIEYDLAVLADPLQALPPYDAVLVLSPAAARRGELVKALEVFDGIIDDGTMRAANKRVDVDGESPAQAARFLLEAVGLSSPAKGGEGADS
- a CDS encoding SRPBCC family protein; translation: MRLFELHSAVLIRRTPEEIFPFFADARNLDLLTPPWLHFQIVDPSPTAILPGTEIDYRLRLRGVPLRWRSRITAWNPPSLFVDEQVRGPYRRWIHRHRFRPVEGGTLVEDRVRYAVWGGRLVDRWLVAPDLSRIFRYRRERLLERFPD
- a CDS encoding SDR family oxidoreductase, encoding MRQQLKLPLVDAGEPRLRSVEAGGRILVTGATGYIGGRLLARLEEQARSVRCLARHPKFLRVRVGPGTEVVGGDLTRPGTLPTAMRGVSTAYYLVHSMASGDSFAEADRLAARAFAEAARAAGVGRIVYLGGLGGQEDLSSHLASRQEVGRILRHSGVPTLEFRASIIVGSGSLSFEMIRALVDRLPVMITPRWVRTLSQPIAVEDVIAYLVAALDLPGSESRVFEIGGRDRASYGDIMREYARQRGLRRVMIPVPLLSPRLSGLWLGLVTPVYARVGRKLVDSLRNETVVKKPEALDRFDIRPRTLRESIARALVNEDRQFAQTRWSDALSSSGTVRGMAGVRYGARLVDSRAQKVEAGAGAAFAPIRKIGGKAGWYAFNWLWRLRGWLDLMAGGPGLRRGRKDPEHPAVGETIDFWRVEAYEPDRLLRLLAEMRLPGRAWLQFEVETSGSGSVIRQTAEFEPLGLAGLAYWYVLYPLHRLIFEGMLRRIARLSGEQQAAATCREEA